From a single Papaver somniferum cultivar HN1 unplaced genomic scaffold, ASM357369v1 unplaced-scaffold_19, whole genome shotgun sequence genomic region:
- the LOC113338727 gene encoding protein-lysine methyltransferase METTL21D-like isoform X1 — protein sequence MEEDRLNSPHTSAISLEIFGHQLQFSQDPNSKHLGTTVWDASMVFVKFLERNCRKGKFCPAKLKGKRVIELGAGCGVAGFGMAMLGCDVVTTDQVEVLPLLMRNVDRNTSRILQSHLQTIFSLSGPKTTILLGYEIRNMVVHEQMLQIWKSNFEVKTVPRAKMDNKYQHPSIHLYIMGSKAQQLEVEKEGQHHDVEVPEVGSTDKHGNDEDSESCSGVDESEDCSSKEVLEDTKKGAGLEGGKLDDWEARRCGAMAARLLRDIKIT from the exons ATGGAGGAAGACAG GTTGAATTCGCCCCATACTTCAGCAATCTCACTTGAAATTTTTGGTCATCAACTTCAATTTTCTCAG gACCCCAATTCCAAGCATCTTGGTACTACTGTGTGGGATGCATCCATGGTATTTGTCAAATTTCTG GAAAGAAATTGCAGAAAGGGTAAGTTTTGCCCTGCAAAATTGAAAGGAAAACGTGTAATTGAACTTGGAGCTGGTTGTGGAGTAGCTGGATTTG GCATGGCGATGCTGGGATGTGATGTTGTTACAACGGATCAGGTTGAAGTTTTGCCACTGCTCATGAGGAACGTTGACAGAAATACTTCAAGAATCTTGCAATCACATCTGCAGACAATATTCTCCTTATCAGGACCCAAAACTACCATTTTG TTGGGATATGAGATTCGAAATAtggttgttcatgaacaaatgcTTCAAATATGGAAGAGCAACTTTGAGGTGAAAACTGTCCCGAGAGCAAAG ATGGACAATAAATATCAACATCCCAGTATCCATCTTTACATTATGGGGTCAAAGGCTCAACAACTCGAAGTGGAGAAAGAGGGCCAGCACCATGATGTAGAGGTCCCAGAAGTTGGATCTACAGATAAGCATGGAAACGATGAGGATTCTGAGAGTTGCAGTGGAGTAGATGAGTCAGAAGATTGTTCGAGTAAGGAAGTTCTCGAGGACACAAAAAAAGGAGCAGGACTTGAAGGCGGGAAACTTGATGACTGGGAAGCTAGAAGATGTGGTGCTATGGCTGCTCGACTTCTACGAGACATCAAGATTACTTAA
- the LOC113338727 gene encoding protein N-lysine methyltransferase METTL21A-like isoform X2, with translation MEEDRLNSPHTSAISLEIFGHQLQFSQDPNSKHLGTTVWDASMVFVKFLERNCRKGKFCPAKLKGKRVIELGAGCGVAGFGMAMLGCDVVTTDQVEVLPLLMRNVDRNTSRILQSHLQTIFSLSGPKTTILLGYEIRNMVVHEQMLQIWKSNFEVKTVPRAKTSRESYKQLPLYSSSLASSI, from the exons ATGGAGGAAGACAG GTTGAATTCGCCCCATACTTCAGCAATCTCACTTGAAATTTTTGGTCATCAACTTCAATTTTCTCAG gACCCCAATTCCAAGCATCTTGGTACTACTGTGTGGGATGCATCCATGGTATTTGTCAAATTTCTG GAAAGAAATTGCAGAAAGGGTAAGTTTTGCCCTGCAAAATTGAAAGGAAAACGTGTAATTGAACTTGGAGCTGGTTGTGGAGTAGCTGGATTTG GCATGGCGATGCTGGGATGTGATGTTGTTACAACGGATCAGGTTGAAGTTTTGCCACTGCTCATGAGGAACGTTGACAGAAATACTTCAAGAATCTTGCAATCACATCTGCAGACAATATTCTCCTTATCAGGACCCAAAACTACCATTTTG TTGGGATATGAGATTCGAAATAtggttgttcatgaacaaatgcTTCAAATATGGAAGAGCAACTTTGAGGTGAAAACTGTCCCGAGAGCAAAG ACAAGTCGGGAGAGTTACAAGCAATTGCCATTATATTCTAGCTCACTAGCCAgctcaatttga
- the LOC113338726 gene encoding protein PTST homolog 3, chloroplastic-like isoform X2 has protein sequence MLTESSLRTLMANLCCHLPSFGCASQKQCNSSTFLHQQLRYSILRFPQISRPRNVVITATSSSSSTKNPSVKKRRTRAGKSVKSNSELCNELKEFVALVGLPQGHVPSWKELTEHGRKDLANLVRRRGYKLITELLTDSQESTITSVENQDENDDRENVLVGPDEISDHLAKIVSTDLDENDSAPSDDYNFSWSSADLAEKESAPSDNFNWSSTVLPEKESAPSNWSSAVLAEKESALSDDNFKWSSADMAETETATGDDNFSWSSAVLMEKESAPSDGKISWSPDDSAENVSAPSDDNFSWDIPSKDNSGQPPIIDDTQSSVESSTSSSMKLEDRAAKFVLDGVLDAIEGEVYEGERLTKLVAESPYSEESSNYKAAESDAVSTFAASIEVSELVAPPATEYSGDRDDLLSAEELDSSQHNEAGEGNNQVEIDHLKFMLHHKELELTQLKEHIKKEKIVLSNLQSKAEMEISKSQEIIIAKHEELQAAEESLSGLKEVEIEFLGNHETVEVAGSFNGWHQPVYMDPVPSSTSTIESRKLNLWSTKLWLYPGVYEIKFIVDGHWTIDPQRETTSRGTIQNNILRVER, from the exons ATGTTAACTGAGAGCTCTCTCAGAACTTTGATGGCGAATCTCTGTTGTCATCTCCCAAGTTTTGGTTGCGCTTCTCAGAAACAATGTAATAGTAGTACATTTCTTCACCAACAACTCAGATATTCAATTCTTcgtttcccccaaatttctcgaCCAAGAAACGTAGTAATTACTgctacttcttcatcttcttcaaccaAGAATCCGAG TGTTAAGAAGAGGAGAACTAGGGCGGGAAAATCTGTTAAGAGTAATTCAGAGCTATGTAATGAGCTtaaagaatttgtagctttggtTGGTCTACCTCAAGGTCACGTTCCGTCTTGGAAAGAATTAACCGAGCATGGAAG GAAGGATCTTGCTAATCTTGTTAGAAGGAGAGGGTATAAGCTTATCACAGAGCTTCTTACGGACTCTCAAGAAAGCACAATTACATCGGTGGAAAATCAGGATGAGAACGATGATCGTGAAAATGTGCTCGTAG GGCCAGATGAAATATCGGATCACTTAGCTAAAATAGTATCCACTGACTTGGATGAAAATGATTCAGCACCGAGTGATGATTATAATTTTAGTTGGAGCTCTGCTGATTTAGCTGAAAAAGAGTCAGCACCAAGTGACAACTTCAATTGGAGCTCAACTGTCTTGCCTGAAAAAGAGTCAGCACCAAGTAATTGGAGCTCAGCTGTCTTGGCTGAAAAAGAGTCAGCACTTAGTGATGATAACTTCAAGTGGAGCTCCGCCGACATGGCTGAAACAGAGACAGCAACAGGTGATGATAACTTTAGCTGGAGCTCTGCTGTTTTGATGGAAAAAGAGTCAGCACCAAGTGATGGTAAGATTAGTTGGAGCCCCgatgattctgctgaaaatgtgTCGGCACCAAGTGATGACAACTTTAGTTGGGATATTCCATCCAAAGACAATAGTGGCCAACCTCCCATCATTGATGATACCCAGAGCTCTGTAGAATCTTCCACTAGTTCATCCATGAAGTTGGAGGATAGGGCAGCAAAATTTGTTCTGGATGGTGTGTTGGATGCAATTGAAG GTGAAGTGTATGAAGGTGAAAGGCTTACGAAATTGGTAGCCGAATCTCCTTACAGCGAAGAGAGTTCAAACTACAAAGCAGCTGAGAGCGACGCCGTCTCAACATTTGCTGCAAGTATTGAAGTTTCTGAGCTTGTTGCACCTCCTGCAACAGAGTACAGCGGTGACAG GGATGATCTTTTATCAGCTGAAGAATTGGACAGTAGTCAACATAATGAG GCTGGTGAGGGGAACAATCAGGTTGAAATTGATCACCTAAAATTCATGCTG CATCATAAGGAGTTGGAACTAACTCAACTAAAGGAACACATCAAGAAAGAAAAG ATTGTATTGTCAAATCTACAATCTAAAGCAGAGATGGAAATAAGCAAATCTCAAGAGATCATTATTGCAAAACATGAAGAGTTACAAGCAGCAGAGGAGAGCCTTTCCGGACTAAAAGAG GTTGAGATTGAGTTTTTGGGAAATCATGAAACCGTGGAGGTAGCAGGTAGCTTCAATGGGTGGCATCAACCAGTTTACATGGATCCAGTTCCTTCTTCTACCAGTACCATTGAATCAAG GAAATTGAACCTATGGTCGACAAAATTGTGGCTTTACCCTGGAGTATATGAG ATCAAATTTATTGTTGACGGCCATTGGACAATAGACCCACAGAGGGAGACGACTTCTCGGGGAACCATACAAAATAATATCCTCCGAGTTGAAAGATGA
- the LOC113338726 gene encoding protein PTST homolog 3, chloroplastic-like isoform X4 yields MLTESSLRTLMANLCCHLPSFGCASQKQCNSSTFLHQQLRYSILRFPQISRPRNVVITATSSSSSTKNPSVKKRRTRAGKSVKSNSELCNELKEFVALVGLPQGHVPSWKELTEHGRKDLANLVRRRGYKLITELLTDSQESTITSVENQDENDDRENVLVAPSDDYNFSWSSADLAEKESAPSDNFNWSSTVLPEKESAPSNWSSAVLAEKESALSDDNFKWSSADMAETETATGDDNFSWSSAVLMEKESAPSDGKISWSPDDSAENVSAPSDDNFSWDIPSKDNSGQPPIIDDTQSSVESSTSSSMKLEDRAAKFVLDGVLDAIEGEVYEGERLTKLVAESPYSEESSNYKAAESDAVSTFAASIEVSELVAPPATEYSGDRDDLLSAEELDSSQHNEAGEGNNQVEIDHLKFMLHHKELELTQLKEHIKKEKIVLSNLQSKAEMEISKSQEIIIAKHEELQAAEESLSGLKEVEIEFLGNHETVEVAGSFNGWHQPVYMDPVPSSTSTIESRKLNLWSTKLWLYPGVYEIKFIVDGHWTIDPQRETTSRGTIQNNILRVER; encoded by the exons ATGTTAACTGAGAGCTCTCTCAGAACTTTGATGGCGAATCTCTGTTGTCATCTCCCAAGTTTTGGTTGCGCTTCTCAGAAACAATGTAATAGTAGTACATTTCTTCACCAACAACTCAGATATTCAATTCTTcgtttcccccaaatttctcgaCCAAGAAACGTAGTAATTACTgctacttcttcatcttcttcaaccaAGAATCCGAG TGTTAAGAAGAGGAGAACTAGGGCGGGAAAATCTGTTAAGAGTAATTCAGAGCTATGTAATGAGCTtaaagaatttgtagctttggtTGGTCTACCTCAAGGTCACGTTCCGTCTTGGAAAGAATTAACCGAGCATGGAAG GAAGGATCTTGCTAATCTTGTTAGAAGGAGAGGGTATAAGCTTATCACAGAGCTTCTTACGGACTCTCAAGAAAGCACAATTACATCGGTGGAAAATCAGGATGAGAACGATGATCGTGAAAATGTGCTCGTAG CACCGAGTGATGATTATAATTTTAGTTGGAGCTCTGCTGATTTAGCTGAAAAAGAGTCAGCACCAAGTGACAACTTCAATTGGAGCTCAACTGTCTTGCCTGAAAAAGAGTCAGCACCAAGTAATTGGAGCTCAGCTGTCTTGGCTGAAAAAGAGTCAGCACTTAGTGATGATAACTTCAAGTGGAGCTCCGCCGACATGGCTGAAACAGAGACAGCAACAGGTGATGATAACTTTAGCTGGAGCTCTGCTGTTTTGATGGAAAAAGAGTCAGCACCAAGTGATGGTAAGATTAGTTGGAGCCCCgatgattctgctgaaaatgtgTCGGCACCAAGTGATGACAACTTTAGTTGGGATATTCCATCCAAAGACAATAGTGGCCAACCTCCCATCATTGATGATACCCAGAGCTCTGTAGAATCTTCCACTAGTTCATCCATGAAGTTGGAGGATAGGGCAGCAAAATTTGTTCTGGATGGTGTGTTGGATGCAATTGAAG GTGAAGTGTATGAAGGTGAAAGGCTTACGAAATTGGTAGCCGAATCTCCTTACAGCGAAGAGAGTTCAAACTACAAAGCAGCTGAGAGCGACGCCGTCTCAACATTTGCTGCAAGTATTGAAGTTTCTGAGCTTGTTGCACCTCCTGCAACAGAGTACAGCGGTGACAG GGATGATCTTTTATCAGCTGAAGAATTGGACAGTAGTCAACATAATGAG GCTGGTGAGGGGAACAATCAGGTTGAAATTGATCACCTAAAATTCATGCTG CATCATAAGGAGTTGGAACTAACTCAACTAAAGGAACACATCAAGAAAGAAAAG ATTGTATTGTCAAATCTACAATCTAAAGCAGAGATGGAAATAAGCAAATCTCAAGAGATCATTATTGCAAAACATGAAGAGTTACAAGCAGCAGAGGAGAGCCTTTCCGGACTAAAAGAG GTTGAGATTGAGTTTTTGGGAAATCATGAAACCGTGGAGGTAGCAGGTAGCTTCAATGGGTGGCATCAACCAGTTTACATGGATCCAGTTCCTTCTTCTACCAGTACCATTGAATCAAG GAAATTGAACCTATGGTCGACAAAATTGTGGCTTTACCCTGGAGTATATGAG ATCAAATTTATTGTTGACGGCCATTGGACAATAGACCCACAGAGGGAGACGACTTCTCGGGGAACCATACAAAATAATATCCTCCGAGTTGAAAGATGA
- the LOC113338726 gene encoding protein PTST homolog 3, chloroplastic-like isoform X1, whose product MLTESSLRTLMANLCCHLPSFGCASQKQCNSSTFLHQQLRYSILRFPQISRPRNVVITATSSSSSTKNPSVKKRRTRAGKSVKSNSELCNELKEFVALVGLPQGHVPSWKELTEHGRKDLANLVRRRGYKLITELLTDSQESTITSVENQDENDDRENVLVALSVTGPDEISDHLAKIVSTDLDENDSAPSDDYNFSWSSADLAEKESAPSDNFNWSSTVLPEKESAPSNWSSAVLAEKESALSDDNFKWSSADMAETETATGDDNFSWSSAVLMEKESAPSDGKISWSPDDSAENVSAPSDDNFSWDIPSKDNSGQPPIIDDTQSSVESSTSSSMKLEDRAAKFVLDGVLDAIEGEVYEGERLTKLVAESPYSEESSNYKAAESDAVSTFAASIEVSELVAPPATEYSGDRDDLLSAEELDSSQHNEAGEGNNQVEIDHLKFMLHHKELELTQLKEHIKKEKIVLSNLQSKAEMEISKSQEIIIAKHEELQAAEESLSGLKEVEIEFLGNHETVEVAGSFNGWHQPVYMDPVPSSTSTIESRKLNLWSTKLWLYPGVYEIKFIVDGHWTIDPQRETTSRGTIQNNILRVER is encoded by the exons ATGTTAACTGAGAGCTCTCTCAGAACTTTGATGGCGAATCTCTGTTGTCATCTCCCAAGTTTTGGTTGCGCTTCTCAGAAACAATGTAATAGTAGTACATTTCTTCACCAACAACTCAGATATTCAATTCTTcgtttcccccaaatttctcgaCCAAGAAACGTAGTAATTACTgctacttcttcatcttcttcaaccaAGAATCCGAG TGTTAAGAAGAGGAGAACTAGGGCGGGAAAATCTGTTAAGAGTAATTCAGAGCTATGTAATGAGCTtaaagaatttgtagctttggtTGGTCTACCTCAAGGTCACGTTCCGTCTTGGAAAGAATTAACCGAGCATGGAAG GAAGGATCTTGCTAATCTTGTTAGAAGGAGAGGGTATAAGCTTATCACAGAGCTTCTTACGGACTCTCAAGAAAGCACAATTACATCGGTGGAAAATCAGGATGAGAACGATGATCGTGAAAATGTGCTCGTAG CATTATCTGTAACAGGGCCAGATGAAATATCGGATCACTTAGCTAAAATAGTATCCACTGACTTGGATGAAAATGATTCAGCACCGAGTGATGATTATAATTTTAGTTGGAGCTCTGCTGATTTAGCTGAAAAAGAGTCAGCACCAAGTGACAACTTCAATTGGAGCTCAACTGTCTTGCCTGAAAAAGAGTCAGCACCAAGTAATTGGAGCTCAGCTGTCTTGGCTGAAAAAGAGTCAGCACTTAGTGATGATAACTTCAAGTGGAGCTCCGCCGACATGGCTGAAACAGAGACAGCAACAGGTGATGATAACTTTAGCTGGAGCTCTGCTGTTTTGATGGAAAAAGAGTCAGCACCAAGTGATGGTAAGATTAGTTGGAGCCCCgatgattctgctgaaaatgtgTCGGCACCAAGTGATGACAACTTTAGTTGGGATATTCCATCCAAAGACAATAGTGGCCAACCTCCCATCATTGATGATACCCAGAGCTCTGTAGAATCTTCCACTAGTTCATCCATGAAGTTGGAGGATAGGGCAGCAAAATTTGTTCTGGATGGTGTGTTGGATGCAATTGAAG GTGAAGTGTATGAAGGTGAAAGGCTTACGAAATTGGTAGCCGAATCTCCTTACAGCGAAGAGAGTTCAAACTACAAAGCAGCTGAGAGCGACGCCGTCTCAACATTTGCTGCAAGTATTGAAGTTTCTGAGCTTGTTGCACCTCCTGCAACAGAGTACAGCGGTGACAG GGATGATCTTTTATCAGCTGAAGAATTGGACAGTAGTCAACATAATGAG GCTGGTGAGGGGAACAATCAGGTTGAAATTGATCACCTAAAATTCATGCTG CATCATAAGGAGTTGGAACTAACTCAACTAAAGGAACACATCAAGAAAGAAAAG ATTGTATTGTCAAATCTACAATCTAAAGCAGAGATGGAAATAAGCAAATCTCAAGAGATCATTATTGCAAAACATGAAGAGTTACAAGCAGCAGAGGAGAGCCTTTCCGGACTAAAAGAG GTTGAGATTGAGTTTTTGGGAAATCATGAAACCGTGGAGGTAGCAGGTAGCTTCAATGGGTGGCATCAACCAGTTTACATGGATCCAGTTCCTTCTTCTACCAGTACCATTGAATCAAG GAAATTGAACCTATGGTCGACAAAATTGTGGCTTTACCCTGGAGTATATGAG ATCAAATTTATTGTTGACGGCCATTGGACAATAGACCCACAGAGGGAGACGACTTCTCGGGGAACCATACAAAATAATATCCTCCGAGTTGAAAGATGA
- the LOC113338726 gene encoding protein PTST homolog 3, chloroplastic-like isoform X3 translates to MLTESSLRTLMANLCCHLPSFGCASQKQCNSSTFLHQQLRYSILRFPQISRPRNVVITATSSSSSTKNPSVKKRRTRAGKSVKSNSELCNELKEFVALVGLPQGHVPSWKELTEHGRKDLANLVRRRGYKLITELLTDSQESTITSVENQDENDDRENVLVALSVTGPDEISDHLAKIVSTDLDENDSAPSDDYNFSWSSADLAEKESAPSDNFNWSSTVLPEKESAPSNWSSAVLAEKESALSDDNFKWSSADMAETETATGDDNFSWSSAVLMEKESAPSDGKISWSPDDSAENVSAPSDDNFSWDIPSKDNSGQPPIIDDTQSSVESSTSSSMKLEDRAAKFVLDGVLDAIEGEVYEGERLTKLVAESPYSEESSNYKAAESDAVSTFAASIEVSELVAPPATEYSGDRDDLLSAEELDSSQHNEHHKELELTQLKEHIKKEKIVLSNLQSKAEMEISKSQEIIIAKHEELQAAEESLSGLKEVEIEFLGNHETVEVAGSFNGWHQPVYMDPVPSSTSTIESRKLNLWSTKLWLYPGVYEIKFIVDGHWTIDPQRETTSRGTIQNNILRVER, encoded by the exons ATGTTAACTGAGAGCTCTCTCAGAACTTTGATGGCGAATCTCTGTTGTCATCTCCCAAGTTTTGGTTGCGCTTCTCAGAAACAATGTAATAGTAGTACATTTCTTCACCAACAACTCAGATATTCAATTCTTcgtttcccccaaatttctcgaCCAAGAAACGTAGTAATTACTgctacttcttcatcttcttcaaccaAGAATCCGAG TGTTAAGAAGAGGAGAACTAGGGCGGGAAAATCTGTTAAGAGTAATTCAGAGCTATGTAATGAGCTtaaagaatttgtagctttggtTGGTCTACCTCAAGGTCACGTTCCGTCTTGGAAAGAATTAACCGAGCATGGAAG GAAGGATCTTGCTAATCTTGTTAGAAGGAGAGGGTATAAGCTTATCACAGAGCTTCTTACGGACTCTCAAGAAAGCACAATTACATCGGTGGAAAATCAGGATGAGAACGATGATCGTGAAAATGTGCTCGTAG CATTATCTGTAACAGGGCCAGATGAAATATCGGATCACTTAGCTAAAATAGTATCCACTGACTTGGATGAAAATGATTCAGCACCGAGTGATGATTATAATTTTAGTTGGAGCTCTGCTGATTTAGCTGAAAAAGAGTCAGCACCAAGTGACAACTTCAATTGGAGCTCAACTGTCTTGCCTGAAAAAGAGTCAGCACCAAGTAATTGGAGCTCAGCTGTCTTGGCTGAAAAAGAGTCAGCACTTAGTGATGATAACTTCAAGTGGAGCTCCGCCGACATGGCTGAAACAGAGACAGCAACAGGTGATGATAACTTTAGCTGGAGCTCTGCTGTTTTGATGGAAAAAGAGTCAGCACCAAGTGATGGTAAGATTAGTTGGAGCCCCgatgattctgctgaaaatgtgTCGGCACCAAGTGATGACAACTTTAGTTGGGATATTCCATCCAAAGACAATAGTGGCCAACCTCCCATCATTGATGATACCCAGAGCTCTGTAGAATCTTCCACTAGTTCATCCATGAAGTTGGAGGATAGGGCAGCAAAATTTGTTCTGGATGGTGTGTTGGATGCAATTGAAG GTGAAGTGTATGAAGGTGAAAGGCTTACGAAATTGGTAGCCGAATCTCCTTACAGCGAAGAGAGTTCAAACTACAAAGCAGCTGAGAGCGACGCCGTCTCAACATTTGCTGCAAGTATTGAAGTTTCTGAGCTTGTTGCACCTCCTGCAACAGAGTACAGCGGTGACAG GGATGATCTTTTATCAGCTGAAGAATTGGACAGTAGTCAACATAATGAG CATCATAAGGAGTTGGAACTAACTCAACTAAAGGAACACATCAAGAAAGAAAAG ATTGTATTGTCAAATCTACAATCTAAAGCAGAGATGGAAATAAGCAAATCTCAAGAGATCATTATTGCAAAACATGAAGAGTTACAAGCAGCAGAGGAGAGCCTTTCCGGACTAAAAGAG GTTGAGATTGAGTTTTTGGGAAATCATGAAACCGTGGAGGTAGCAGGTAGCTTCAATGGGTGGCATCAACCAGTTTACATGGATCCAGTTCCTTCTTCTACCAGTACCATTGAATCAAG GAAATTGAACCTATGGTCGACAAAATTGTGGCTTTACCCTGGAGTATATGAG ATCAAATTTATTGTTGACGGCCATTGGACAATAGACCCACAGAGGGAGACGACTTCTCGGGGAACCATACAAAATAATATCCTCCGAGTTGAAAGATGA